The following are encoded together in the Sphingomonas insulae genome:
- a CDS encoding pirin family protein, which translates to MIERRPFATLGGADHGWLDAKHHFSFASYYDPKRMGWGPIRVWNDDTIAAGTGFPPHPHADMEIVTYVRTGAITHQDSLGNMGRTEAGDVQVMSAGSGVRHSEYNRETDATTIFQIWIEPKTRGAAPSWGAKPFPKGERSGKFVTLASGFADDGDALPIRTDARVVGATIKAGETAEYALGAGHHAYLVPATGRIDVNGVALDARDGAAIVDERVIRVTATEDAEIVLVDAA; encoded by the coding sequence ATGATCGAACGTCGTCCTTTCGCCACCCTGGGCGGTGCCGACCACGGTTGGTTGGATGCCAAGCACCATTTTTCGTTCGCGAGCTATTACGATCCCAAACGGATGGGTTGGGGCCCGATTCGCGTGTGGAACGACGACACGATCGCGGCGGGAACCGGCTTTCCGCCGCACCCGCATGCCGACATGGAGATCGTCACCTACGTTCGCACCGGCGCGATCACGCATCAGGACAGCCTGGGCAACATGGGTCGCACCGAAGCCGGTGACGTGCAGGTAATGAGTGCGGGTTCGGGCGTGCGTCATTCGGAGTATAATCGCGAGACGGATGCGACCACGATCTTCCAGATATGGATCGAACCGAAGACCCGTGGCGCCGCGCCGTCCTGGGGCGCCAAGCCGTTCCCGAAAGGCGAGCGTTCGGGCAAATTCGTGACGCTCGCCAGCGGTTTCGCGGACGATGGCGACGCGCTGCCGATCCGCACCGATGCCCGGGTCGTCGGTGCGACGATCAAGGCGGGGGAAACCGCGGAATATGCGTTGGGCGCCGGCCATCACGCCTATCTCGTGCCCGCGACCGGCAGGATCGATGTCAATGGTGTGGCGCTGGACGCACGCGACGGCGCGGCGATCGTCGATGAGCGGGTGATCCGGGTCACCGCGACCGAGGATGCCGAGATCGTGCTGGTCGACGCGGCCTGA
- a CDS encoding NAD-dependent epimerase/dehydratase family protein: MATILVTGVAGFIGMSVADALLTRGDTVIGIDAINDYYDPALKHARLARLTKRHGGRFVFMRVDFADAAALRVALAPYDVDRIVHLGAQPGVRYSIDHPEAYGQSNLVGHLNLLEVARARAVAHCVYASSSSVYGGNTSVPFRVEDRVDRPVSLYAATKRANEVMSESYAHLYRLPLTGLRFFTVYGPWGRPDMMMWIFTKAMFEGRPIPVFNDGRMERDFTFIDDIVAGVIAALDNPPPDDGQAKAGGSIAPHRLYNIGNNKSEPLGRVIALLEQATGRPAIRHNLPIQPGDVVRTAADITAIEVELGYHPTTAIDVGVPCFVDWYRDYHRI, encoded by the coding sequence ATGGCGACGATTTTGGTGACCGGCGTGGCAGGGTTCATCGGCATGAGTGTCGCCGATGCGCTGCTCACGCGCGGCGATACGGTGATCGGGATCGATGCGATCAACGACTATTACGATCCTGCCCTTAAGCACGCGCGGCTGGCCCGTCTTACGAAGCGGCATGGCGGGCGCTTCGTCTTCATGCGCGTCGACTTCGCCGATGCCGCTGCCTTGCGGGTGGCGCTCGCGCCTTACGACGTCGACAGGATCGTGCATCTCGGTGCGCAGCCGGGCGTCCGCTATTCGATCGACCATCCGGAAGCCTATGGCCAATCGAACCTGGTCGGTCATCTCAACCTGCTGGAGGTGGCGAGGGCCAGGGCGGTGGCGCATTGCGTCTACGCATCCTCCTCCTCGGTCTATGGCGGCAACACCTCGGTACCGTTTCGCGTCGAGGATCGCGTCGATCGCCCGGTGTCGCTCTATGCCGCGACGAAGCGCGCCAACGAGGTGATGAGCGAAAGCTATGCGCATCTCTATCGATTGCCGCTCACCGGCCTGCGCTTCTTCACCGTCTACGGTCCGTGGGGGCGGCCCGACATGATGATGTGGATCTTCACCAAGGCGATGTTCGAAGGGCGGCCCATACCGGTGTTCAACGATGGCCGCATGGAACGCGACTTCACCTTCATCGACGACATCGTGGCCGGGGTGATCGCCGCGCTGGACAACCCGCCGCCGGACGACGGGCAGGCAAAGGCGGGGGGCAGCATCGCGCCGCATCGGCTCTACAACATCGGCAACAACAAATCCGAACCGCTGGGACGCGTCATCGCATTATTGGAACAGGCGACCGGCAGGCCGGCGATCCGCCACAATTTACCGATTCAGCCCGGCGATGTCGTCCGTACCGCGGCGGACATCACCGCAATCGAGGTCGAACTCGGCTATCACCCAACCACCGCCATCGACGTCGGCGTACCGTGCTTCGTCGACTGGTATCGCGACTATCACCGGATCTAG
- a CDS encoding LysR family transcriptional regulator, producing MTRRLPDLEAWAIFSRVAERGSFAGAAQALGLSNPTVSKAIARLEARLGVALLSRTSRRLSLTEAGRTALERASRILEDGEALEEEAAEQSDVPRGRVRISAPLSFGTAYVGATLPAFLRQYPDVTLDFALSDRRVDLIADGFDIALRIAALEDSSLLARRLCTVRILLVGSPAYLDRHGRPTHPAQLNDHHALGYTGGTGRGVWRFHHPRFGEETVEPPIRMWTDNADLLNPALLAGEGLALQPEFLVWREIQRGELEVAMSEWSVPALGLHLLTPPSALRPLRVQVLIDHLSKALAKAPWATSTS from the coding sequence ATGACACGACGTCTACCCGATCTCGAAGCCTGGGCGATCTTTTCCAGGGTCGCCGAACGCGGCTCGTTCGCAGGCGCGGCGCAGGCGCTCGGCCTGTCCAATCCAACCGTGTCCAAGGCGATCGCCCGGCTGGAGGCGCGGCTGGGCGTGGCGCTGCTGTCGCGCACGTCGCGTCGTCTATCCCTGACCGAGGCTGGCCGCACGGCATTGGAGCGCGCCAGTCGCATTCTCGAGGACGGCGAGGCACTGGAGGAAGAAGCCGCCGAGCAATCCGATGTCCCACGCGGTCGCGTGCGCATCAGCGCACCGCTGTCCTTCGGAACGGCCTATGTCGGCGCCACCCTGCCGGCGTTCCTTCGCCAATATCCGGATGTGACGCTCGATTTTGCCTTGAGCGACCGGCGCGTCGACCTGATCGCCGACGGGTTCGACATCGCGCTGCGGATCGCCGCGCTCGAAGACAGTTCGTTGCTCGCACGGCGGCTTTGCACCGTGCGCATCTTGCTGGTCGGATCGCCGGCCTATCTGGACCGTCATGGGCGACCGACGCACCCGGCGCAGCTAAACGATCATCATGCGCTCGGCTATACCGGCGGTACCGGTCGAGGGGTCTGGCGCTTTCATCATCCGCGGTTCGGGGAAGAGACGGTCGAGCCACCAATCCGTATGTGGACCGACAATGCCGATCTGCTCAATCCCGCGCTGCTGGCGGGTGAGGGACTGGCGCTCCAGCCCGAATTCCTCGTCTGGCGCGAGATCCAGCGCGGCGAGCTGGAGGTCGCCATGTCGGAATGGAGCGTGCCCGCGCTGGGCCTTCACCTGCTCACCCCGCCGAGCGCGTTGCGCCCGCTGCGCGTGCAGGTGCTGATCGATCATCTGTCCAAGGCGCTGGCCAAAGCGCCTTGGGCGACATCGACCTCCTAG